The Halorhabdus sp. BNX81 genome includes a region encoding these proteins:
- the cas2 gene encoding CRISPR-associated endonuclease Cas2 encodes MVYVVAVYDVEADRTYLFLNFLRRYLTHVQNSVFEGEITEGDLEEVKGKLDSMLEPGESVIVYRMSSEQYVSRTVYGEDPTEDSQFL; translated from the coding sequence GTGGTGTACGTCGTCGCCGTCTACGACGTCGAAGCGGACCGAACCTACCTCTTTCTGAACTTCTTGCGTCGGTATCTCACACACGTACAGAACTCGGTGTTTGAGGGTGAAATCACAGAGGGCGATCTCGAAGAGGTCAAGGGAAAGCTTGATTCGATGCTGGAGCCCGGCGAGTCGGTGATCGTCTACCGGATGAGTTCCGAACAGTATGTCTCGCGTACTGTCTACGGCGAGGATCCGACCGAGGACAGCCAATTTCTATAG
- a CDS encoding zinc ribbon domain-containing protein gives MVEFETPTYCPVCGAEAPGSGRYCSECGSDLLGETGRAPEEPPADEALGAGGAGDGPTLVTRRRLLLGGGAVLLGGGAIVALDSLGQTTHRVYGEGWDVERSSGLTSETLEGTVTIPSGRYATRILEPDVAVEYSVEFEVTDGGPIDVILLDDDEYDRYRDRNSDVQHRAQRTAAESGQLTTSVGAGEYDLVFDNTGVYGTSPDGEVTVSLTITATRA, from the coding sequence ATGGTAGAGTTTGAGACGCCAACATATTGCCCGGTGTGTGGGGCCGAAGCGCCCGGCTCTGGCCGGTACTGCAGTGAGTGTGGATCTGATCTCCTCGGCGAGACGGGGCGTGCGCCCGAAGAGCCACCGGCGGACGAGGCCCTCGGGGCCGGCGGGGCGGGCGACGGCCCGACGCTGGTAACGCGCCGGCGGTTACTCCTGGGCGGTGGCGCGGTGCTCCTGGGCGGTGGCGCGATCGTCGCGCTGGACTCGCTCGGCCAGACCACGCACCGAGTCTACGGCGAGGGCTGGGATGTCGAGCGGAGTTCCGGGCTGACGTCGGAGACGCTCGAGGGAACGGTCACGATCCCTTCCGGTCGGTACGCGACACGCATCCTCGAGCCGGATGTGGCTGTCGAGTACAGTGTTGAGTTCGAGGTGACTGACGGCGGCCCGATCGACGTCATCCTCCTTGATGACGACGAGTACGATCGTTACCGGGACAGAAACTCAGATGTCCAACACCGCGCTCAACGGACGGCTGCGGAGAGTGGACAGCTAACTACGTCAGTCGGGGCAGGAGAGTATGATCTGGTGTTCGACAACACTGGCGTCTACGGCACGAGCCCTGACGGCGAAGTGACGGTATCTCTCACGATCACTGCGACGCGGGCCTGA
- a CDS encoding helix-turn-helix domain-containing protein encodes MDEKRPIEEVLDTIGDQHARHVLAAVSQAPKSAKELSEELELSLPTVYRRLEILEEHDLVSDQTSVAEDGNHYKVYESNFESTVIRLEDDEYQVRIYRSENLPDRFGQLWDDLNLE; translated from the coding sequence GTGGACGAAAAACGCCCCATTGAAGAGGTGCTGGATACGATCGGGGATCAGCACGCGCGCCACGTGCTCGCGGCCGTCAGCCAGGCACCCAAGTCGGCCAAGGAACTTAGCGAGGAGCTCGAGCTGTCACTGCCGACGGTCTATCGTCGCCTCGAAATCCTCGAGGAGCACGATCTGGTCAGCGACCAGACGAGCGTCGCCGAGGACGGCAACCACTACAAGGTCTATGAGTCGAACTTCGAGAGTACCGTCATCAGGCTCGAAGACGACGAGTATCAGGTTCGGATTTACCGATCGGAGAACTTGCCCGACCGGTTCGGCCAGCTCTGGGACGACCTCAACCTCGAGTGA
- a CDS encoding HVO_0416 family zinc finger protein: protein MATAPSTDDVIDQFLAQRGHETDAVGWDESYNKKQCPECGGLHEATATECSVCEWTPARSS from the coding sequence ATGGCGACCGCACCGAGCACCGACGACGTCATCGATCAGTTCCTTGCCCAGCGCGGGCACGAAACGGACGCGGTCGGATGGGACGAGAGTTATAATAAAAAGCAGTGTCCCGAGTGTGGTGGATTACACGAGGCGACAGCCACGGAATGCTCGGTCTGTGAGTGGACGCCGGCGCGGTCGAGCTAG
- a CDS encoding ATP-dependent helicase translates to MTESTSQVTRLFGGPGSGKTTALLDRVEDLLEDDDVDVRDVLVVSYTRAAAAEVRERLAERLDVSPRSLKGNVCTMHAKAYELLNLSRGDVVGESDKQEFAEEYGIEYEDQYEGGRRRTARSTTIGNKIIATSQWLQRTRRDVADWYDVPFKWNDEKVRLPPEIDENAQTGNKYTPTWPSDDDRIDVPEVIRAWRSYKGEHGLVGFADMLERVKQRSLLPSVDYLAIDEFQDITTLQYDVYEEWKAHVDHALIAGDDDQVVYAWQGADPNLLLEEEGEDVILDTSHRLPSEILEVVQREVTHIDQRQEKNLSPRKQGGNVEAVRNPSMLDLVRNVRGTVEEDDGTVMVLFRARYQMFQFVDEFIDEGIPFRTMTDQRMWTDRLTDYVNGIEALAADEPLTALEGRRLADMLEDTAFGTGERDDLFDDLEDRQEAAETDDLTEIEVEPDLIRDHAPFLPEPPAAADMVRKVTSFQEQTIDAYFAGDYEGMDPGRVRLGTIHSAKGREADHVFVATDLTEKVVEQMAATVERNEIDVPAVDEFTKHTDPVPTLTDNERRVFYVGLSRARERLVILENLVSGAPTLPIDVLLNNEPSEDPEAALASILGEEAAAVH, encoded by the coding sequence ATGACTGAATCGACGTCCCAGGTGACCCGTCTGTTCGGCGGGCCTGGCAGCGGGAAGACGACGGCGTTGCTCGACCGGGTCGAGGACCTCCTCGAAGACGACGACGTAGACGTTCGGGACGTCCTCGTCGTCTCGTATACGCGGGCAGCTGCCGCGGAGGTTCGCGAGCGGCTCGCCGAGCGCCTCGATGTCTCGCCGCGCTCACTCAAGGGCAACGTGTGTACGATGCACGCAAAGGCCTACGAGTTGTTGAACCTCTCGCGTGGCGACGTCGTTGGCGAGTCCGACAAACAGGAGTTCGCCGAGGAGTACGGCATCGAGTACGAGGATCAGTACGAAGGTGGCCGACGGCGAACGGCCCGATCGACGACGATCGGCAACAAGATCATCGCCACGAGCCAGTGGCTCCAGCGCACTCGCCGGGACGTCGCCGACTGGTACGATGTCCCCTTCAAGTGGAACGACGAGAAGGTCCGACTGCCGCCGGAGATCGACGAGAACGCTCAGACGGGCAACAAGTACACCCCGACGTGGCCCAGCGACGACGACCGGATCGACGTCCCGGAAGTCATCCGCGCCTGGCGGTCGTACAAGGGTGAACACGGGCTGGTCGGGTTCGCCGACATGCTCGAACGCGTCAAGCAGCGCTCGTTGCTCCCCAGCGTCGATTACCTCGCCATCGACGAGTTCCAGGACATCACGACGCTGCAATACGACGTCTACGAGGAGTGGAAAGCCCACGTCGACCACGCGCTGATCGCGGGCGACGACGATCAGGTCGTCTACGCCTGGCAGGGAGCCGACCCCAACCTCTTGCTCGAAGAGGAGGGCGAGGACGTCATCCTCGACACCTCACATCGACTTCCCTCGGAAATCCTCGAAGTCGTCCAGCGCGAGGTCACCCACATCGACCAGCGCCAGGAGAAGAACCTCTCGCCGCGCAAACAGGGGGGCAACGTCGAGGCCGTCCGGAACCCGTCGATGCTCGATCTCGTCCGGAACGTCCGGGGGACCGTCGAGGAGGACGACGGCACCGTCATGGTGTTGTTCCGGGCGCGCTACCAGATGTTCCAATTTGTCGATGAGTTTATCGACGAGGGCATCCCCTTCCGGACGATGACCGACCAGCGGATGTGGACCGACCGCCTTACGGACTACGTCAACGGGATCGAGGCCCTCGCGGCCGACGAACCCCTGACGGCTCTGGAGGGGCGACGGCTCGCGGACATGCTCGAAGACACGGCGTTCGGCACCGGCGAACGCGACGATCTCTTCGACGATCTCGAAGATCGCCAGGAGGCCGCCGAGACGGACGACCTCACCGAGATCGAGGTCGAGCCGGATCTCATCCGCGATCACGCGCCGTTCCTGCCGGAACCGCCGGCTGCCGCCGACATGGTTCGGAAAGTCACCAGCTTCCAGGAACAGACGATCGACGCGTACTTCGCCGGCGACTACGAGGGCATGGACCCCGGGCGGGTTCGCCTCGGCACGATCCACAGCGCGAAGGGTCGGGAGGCCGATCACGTCTTCGTCGCGACGGATCTCACCGAGAAGGTCGTCGAGCAGATGGCCGCGACCGTCGAGCGCAACGAGATCGACGTGCCCGCTGTCGATGAGTTCACCAAACACACCGATCCGGTTCCGACGCTGACCGATAACGAGCGCCGGGTCTTCTACGTCGGGCTCTCCCGTGCCCGCGAGCGACTCGTCATCCTCGAAAACCTCGTCAGCGGCGCGCCGACGCTGCCGATCGACGTCCTGTTGAACAACGAACCCAGCGAGGACCCAGAGGCGGCTCTCGCGTCGATTCTCGGCGAGGAAGCGGCTGCCGTCCACTGA
- the cas1b gene encoding type I-B CRISPR-associated endonuclease Cas1b — translation MNDNYHIFSDGRVERHNDTVRLVTEDDEKKYLPIENAEALYLHGQIDFNTRVISFLDDHGVAMHVFGWNDYYSGSIMPERGQTSGQTVVEQVRAYDDEAHRGNIAREIVAGSIHNMRANVTYYDNRDYDLGATLESLDRRRDEIKSVASVEEAMGVEASARRAYYAIFDQILPDGFVFGGRKYNPPNNKVNSLISFGNSLVYANIVSAIRATALDPTISYLHEPGERRYSLALDLADLFKPVLTDRVVFRLVNRGQLSDDDFDSEMNACLLTESGRETFSKEFEQTLDRTIDHPRLNRKVSYQYLLRVEAYKLKKHLLTGEAYESFERWW, via the coding sequence ATGAACGACAACTACCACATCTTCTCGGACGGACGGGTCGAACGCCACAACGACACGGTACGACTCGTCACCGAGGACGACGAGAAGAAGTACCTCCCGATCGAGAACGCCGAGGCGCTGTACCTCCACGGGCAGATCGACTTCAATACGCGGGTGATCTCGTTTCTCGACGACCACGGCGTCGCGATGCACGTTTTCGGCTGGAACGACTACTATTCGGGCTCGATCATGCCCGAGCGTGGCCAGACATCGGGTCAAACGGTCGTCGAACAGGTCCGGGCCTACGACGACGAAGCCCATCGTGGCAACATCGCCCGTGAGATCGTGGCGGGAAGCATCCACAACATGCGGGCGAACGTCACCTATTACGACAACCGGGACTACGACCTCGGCGCGACACTCGAGTCACTCGATCGTCGACGTGACGAGATCAAGTCCGTGGCGTCAGTCGAGGAAGCAATGGGCGTCGAAGCGAGTGCGCGACGTGCCTACTACGCGATATTCGATCAGATTCTGCCCGACGGCTTCGTCTTCGGGGGTCGAAAGTACAATCCGCCAAACAACAAGGTGAACAGCCTGATCTCGTTCGGCAACAGCCTGGTCTACGCGAATATCGTCTCGGCAATCCGGGCCACGGCACTCGATCCGACGATCAGCTATCTCCACGAGCCTGGCGAGCGACGGTACTCACTGGCACTGGATCTCGCTGATCTCTTCAAGCCCGTCCTGACGGATCGCGTCGTTTTCCGACTCGTGAATCGAGGGCAGTTGTCCGACGATGATTTCGATTCGGAGATGAACGCGTGTCTGCTCACCGAGAGTGGCCGGGAGACGTTTTCGAAGGAGTTCGAGCAGACACTTGACCGGACTATCGACCATCCCAGACTTAATCGGAAGGTAAGCTACCAGTACCTCCTTCGGGTCGAGGCGTACAAACTCAAGAAACACCTGCTGACTGGCGAGGCCTACGAGTCCTTCGAGCGGTGGTGGTAA